In Papaver somniferum cultivar HN1 chromosome 1, ASM357369v1, whole genome shotgun sequence, a genomic segment contains:
- the LOC113289841 gene encoding zinc finger CCCH domain-containing protein 6-like, producing the protein MRGSHKSKRVSWATDENLRQVRLFLSEDSPSQVGLGVQDHLQAKKSWLLHSAGGGTDDQLPPGFEDSAHSENQLKKELSQISLVKWQCPPRFFLDPHWQVVAGQESKEGGIQNQRCSRELEAYYPRRDDIPDSPSVPLECDNIPYDDRQTPLIPVTPIEDEDTSDPSFSSTAVTANNPQMLQLPVLSQTPPQHMSSSVNTATIGKPHGVGFAPGVQPDAVGAAASAAFSAIMKTNEQASMIDPELLIQILNNPQLIEKLVSDYGPSPANGNLQNNTTTRPRSPPLNLSAPQSSSLPVHISRLAPEASSMSTMHTSGHYYPVNNVMSSMLHARPLPPPHGSGNVQFSTTPPIVNVPPPPPPVRDMYYYKSLIQQHGGERSESENHSPPQAHQFIGNNQQQQHFGAAVANQEHHLSSLHNSKQRETGKPKINKPCMYFNSSRGCKNGANCGFQHDPSFKPRMPESQHGAKRMKLDREITGRT; encoded by the exons ATGCGAGGATCACATAAATCAAAAAGGGTTTCTTGGGCAACAGATGAAAATCTCCGGCAG GTGAGGCTGTTTCTGTCAGAGGATTCTCCTTCGCAAGTGGGATTAGGAGTTCAGGATCATCTCCAAGCAAAGAAATCATGGTTATTGCATTCCGCTGGTGGAGGAACAGATGATCAGCTGCCACCTGGGTTTGAAGATTCTGCGCATTCTGAGAATCAGTTAAAGAAAGAACTATCTCAGATATCTTTGGTCAAATGGCAATGCCCTCCACGA TTTTTCTTGGATCCGCATTGGCAAGTAGTGGCTGGTCAAGAAAGTAAAGAGGGTGGGATTCAAAACCAGCGATGTTCGAGGGAGTTGGAAGCATATTATCCACGCAGAGATGATATACCTGATAG CCCATCTGTTCCCTTGGAATGTGACAATATTCCTTATGATGATCGTCAAACTCCTCTTATCCCCGTCACTCccattgaagatgaagatacatcCGATCCATCATTCAGTTCAACAGCAGTAACGGCTAATAATCCCCAGATGTTACAGCTACCAGTACTGTCTCAGACACCTCCCCAACACATGTCCAGTTCTGTTAATACAGCCACCATTGGAAAGCCACATGGTGTCGGGTTTGCCCCTGGTGTTCAGCCAGATGCAGTTGGTGCTGCTGCCTCTGCTGCCTTCTCCGCTATCATGAAGACAAACGAGCAGGCAAGCATGATCGACCCGGAGTTACTCATACAAATACTTAACAACCCACAACTGATTGAAAAGCTGGTTAGTGATTATGGACCATCACCTGCCAATGGCAACTTACAGAACAACACAACAACCAGGCCAAGGTCACCCCCATTGAACTTGTCAGCCCCACAGTCTAGTTCACTTCCTGTTCATATTAGTAGGTTAGCTCCTGAAGCGAGTTCGATGTCTACCATGCATACCAGTGGACACTACTATCCCGTGAATAATGTTATGTCGAGCATGCTTCATGCACGTCCTCTTCCACCTCCACATGGCAGTGGTAATGTTCAGTTCTCCACCACTCCACCAATAGTAAATGTCCCACCTCCTCCGCCGCCTGTGAGAGACATGTACTACTATAAGAGCCTGATTCAACAACACGGTGGGGAACGATCAGAAAGCGAGAATCACTCACCACCTCAGGCACATCAATTTATCGGTAAtaaccagcagcaacagcactttGGGGCAGCAGTAGCAAACCAAGAACATCATCTGTCATCATTACATAATTCAAAACAAAGGGAGACCGGAAAACCCAAGATTAACAAGCCTTGCATGTATTTCAATAGTTCTAGGGGATGCAAAAATGGAGCTAACTGTGGGTTTCAGCACGACCCATCTTTTAAACCGCGGATGCCAGAGTCTCAACATGGTGCAAAGAGAATGAAACTAGATAGAGAGATAACAGGAAGGACATAA